The DNA region CAGGCATAGGCTCACAGGGGGGAAAAGCTTCAGATGCCGTGAAAGCTGGGGCAGATCTCATAATAGTGGGAAGATCGATATACGAGAGCAGCGATCCAGTGAGGGCCGCTGAGATGATAAATATGGAGATACTTAAATCCAAGACAGAATCGTGAAACACCCGGCAATCAAAATGCTAAATAGATAATGTTTGATAGGCATATATGTACATACTCAGGACAAGGATCGAGGGAACAATAACACAGCAGCTTTACAGATCATTCTATCCAATATTGTCCTATGCTGAAAATAAACGATCTGTTGCCGGTCTGATAATTGTTTTCAATTCCGGTGGAGGCGATGCGGTTGCATCGCAGCTCATGTTCGAGATGGTCAGGAAGATAAGAAAGAAGAAGCCAGTATATTCATTCGTGCAGGGTATATGTGCCTCCGGCGCCTACTGGATCTCGGCTGGATCTTCAAAGATATACTCACTTGAAACCTCAATAATAGGATCCATAGGAGTAATATCAATGATACCTTATATAAAACCGCTTTTAGACAGGATAGGCGTCGAGATGAGGACCTACAAGGTTGGAAAATATAAGGATATGCTCTCATACTACAGGGAACCAAGCCAGGAGGAGAGCGATCACTACATGAGAGTGCTCAACGATGTGTATGCGAAGTTCAGGGACTCTGTCATGTCGGAGAGAAAAATTTCATCAGAAAGGATGGATGAGATAGCTCAGGGGCAGATTTTCTCATCGTCCATGGCCTTGGAAAACCATCTGATCGACGGAGTCGGCACCATGGACGCGATGATGGACGATATGTACAGGGATATGGGCAGAAAATACAGGGTAAAGGATATAGTCCCGAGGAAGCCGTGGCTGATGAGATTCCTGGGCACCTGAATCGATTGCGAGATGATCAGGATGAGGATGATTCAGGTTCTTGGTACATCATCAGGTTCAGGGAAGACGACCATAGCTATGGCGCTTTGCAGAATATTCTCAAGAAGGGGTTACAAGGTTGCGCCGTTCAAGGCCGTGAACATGTCTCTGAACTCCGTCATAGTCGATGGTGAGTACGAGATCGCCAGAGCCCAGTGGCTGCAGGCAAAGGCTGCCGGGACAGTTCCAAGCAAGTTGATGAATCCTATACTCCTCAAGCCAGAAGGTATGGGTTCTAGCCAGGTCATATTCTTCGGAAAGTCGATTGGCAAGAAAACCATTGAAGAATACTATGATTTCATCATGAAAGAAGGGAGAAAAGCCATAAGAGAAGCCATAGACGCTTTATCTGAAGATTATGACGTCATAGTGGCTGAAGGTGCCGGTTCTCCGGCAGAGATAAATCTCACGGACAGAGACCTTGCCAATACTTACGTTTCGTCAATATACGGCACACCATCCATTCTTGTTGGGGATATAGAGAGGGGCGGCGTATTTGCGTCTCTATACGGAACAATTTCTCTTATGCCGAGGGCTGATCTTGTGAGATGGATGCTGATCAATAAAATGCGCGGGGACAAATCGATGCTTTATTCTGGTATAAGGAAGATCGAGGAGATCACTGGTAGAAAGGTGCTTGGCGTTGTCCCCTATTATGAGATGAAGCTTCCCGGTGAAGATTCCTTT from Thermoplasma sp. Kam2015 includes:
- the sppA gene encoding signal peptide peptidase SppA — its product is MYILRTRIEGTITQQLYRSFYPILSYAENKRSVAGLIIVFNSGGGDAVASQLMFEMVRKIRKKKPVYSFVQGICASGAYWISAGSSKIYSLETSIIGSIGVISMIPYIKPLLDRIGVEMRTYKVGKYKDMLSYYREPSQEESDHYMRVLNDVYAKFRDSVMSERKISSERMDEIAQGQIFSSSMALENHLIDGVGTMDAMMDDMYRDMGRKYRVKDIVPRKPWLMRFLGT